Within Conger conger chromosome 3, fConCon1.1, whole genome shotgun sequence, the genomic segment aatactgacagtggaaataaaacaaaaaaaaacctttttttatttatgagaCTTGTTCAAACTCAGTTCTGGAAAAAGCGACAGCCCACTTGTGAGTTTATGTTCTGCTGTTGGGTCTATTGCATGATGTAGTGGTGTTCGTGTTGTTTGGCACTGTAGTGTTTACTGGGTAGGACGTAAAGTACTGGTTTTGCTCTGCATTGCAGTACACGTGCGGCCTCACCTCCTCTGGGCATGTTTTGGGGTACCATGCTGCTCCCTGTCTCCATAGACTGAGAGCTGTCCTGTCCCATCTGCTCATCAGGGGGCATGtaggctgggggtggggtgtcaGCTGGGGTGGGCAGAGCACAAAGACAACAGTTAGGCTAGGCACAGCAGCTGCAGACAAATGGGCCAGCATAGCTCTCCTCGGGGGAATGATGTTCCTGGACCGACACCATTTTCATCCCAGACACAGACTTCTGGATTACAATGCTGGCAATCCAAATTTGGATTTTAACAGGGGTATAATCGCCACTTGTCATAAAAAGAAGTGAGTACTTGCATAGATTAATAAATGCAAGGCACTCAAGAGCAATTTACAAACGGTCCACAAGGGGGACACGAGAGAACATCTTGTAGTCCTCATTTTGAGTGGGGGGTGGGTTCGGGGAGTGTAAAATGTCAGGGCGAGTGTAGTGAAGCAGCCCTGTTATTCTATCACTGGTATGAAGGTTGGGAGAGTGCAAGTATTTCACATTTACCTTTAACATTTCACACAGGTGATATGCCAAGGCGACACTGAAGGCAAACCTTTCGCTCTCAAGTTGACAGAGCGGTCAACTAGACATGTCAACTGCTAAGACGGAAAAGAGGCTGTCACTAAAGATCGCATGTTTCTCAAAAGATATCGGTGGTTTACCTTACTGTTAAATGACACACAAGTAAATACTTTGTGTGAGCACTTCAGAATTAATCCCAATGAAACTTAAAATGATGACTGTCCGCAAGTACTTGGCACAGAAAATACTCAAAAAGAAGACTTGCAATAAATGGCTGAAAGATCTAATCGTGCTGCCTGGGTTCCTTTGGCTTCTATAGTGGGCCTAATCTGCCAGTGTACGGGTGAAACAGTTTGCATTTCCCAACACCAAAGCTTGCTGACGAGTCGGTGGTCGAGATCAACTGAGGACACAGTGGCGGAGTGTTTGTCTGGCAAAGCCCCCGCGTTAGAAAGGCCTGGATTCACAGTCGTGTGATCAGGGTAATTCACCCGGATTAAAGAAACGTTCCCGTTAACAGCGCCGCTGGACAATCGTTCGCCGGCTTCCGCCTGACTGCGCTCTGGCCACGCGTGCGTGCCTCAGCGAATCGGTGCGGGCCGCCCCGTGCCCAGCGCCGGgcacctgtgcctgtgtgccacGCGGCTTTGCAGAGGCGCTTAGCCGGCACATTCATTGTCCGCTGCCAGCCCTGACACCGGAACCCAGTCTGGAACGTTCCGTGCTGTGCCGGGTGGGCTCCTGATCGCACAACTGGGCAAAACAGCCTGAAAATGACGACTGCctgaaccaaaccaaaccaaacaaaaaaaaaaggtatctACACCGAATCACTAGAACACACATCCTGGAGGGCCTCATTTCGGTTTCCGCACTTTAGTGCTCATTTTAAGTAAATGATAAAGAGTAAGCACACCATTTCAAGGCCTGAAATTGGCTGCCGTTGGAAAGGTAATCTCTGGAAAGTGCGAGACCCTACAAGCACAAGCATGGCACAGAGCCGGCGAGCCCAGCACACAGGGCTTCTTGTGAACTTTGTCATACCAGCATAGTGAACTGTGTGCATAGTAGCTGGGGAACTAAACCCATAAAGGAACAGCTGCGGATTGTAACCTCCGATGGGCCATTTCTGCCAGACCCTTCACTCTGCTGAAAGTATGCAGCTGCATGAAAGATGGATGTGATGTAAAACAGAAGCAGCTGTACAAGAAACAATGAAAGTCAACCATACGGTATATTGCATAGAGTTGCGAACACAGAGTTTGTCTTATTACCCTAACTCAACTGGGCAGGGTTAAATGAGACTCAggacattaataaaataaaaaagatgtaCTGATTAATGGATATCGCATAAACCAACAGCAGATGTGCTCATCGATAGCAAGTATGGCATGAATAGCTGGATTCATGAATGCTATATCAAATAGAAGTTGTATTGGCTGTTCTGGATCATCTGTAAAGAATAATGCTAAAACAACAGGCAAGGAAAAATAACTGGAACCATGATgtcatgaaaatataaatatattctgatacattctttaaaaataaattcagccTCTGGAACACAACATCACTGTACAAGCTACCTTGGAGATACTTAGTGAATTATCTTTCTTTAGACCACAATATTTCTAATgcccccacaccagcccttttaaAGCTGGCAGGTCTTCAGAAACTTCTCAAATTATCTCATATATCCTTCATCGTACACGAGAACAATCAGGGCCAATCTAAGACACAGACTAAAGCTTAAACAATACCAGAAAACCTGAGAAAGTGAACTCCAGTTGGTGAGCTGGCCTGTTGGACAGATGTACAGATGTGAGGTGAAGCACTCAGCACCTCACCTCTCTTCCACACCTCTGGAAAAACACGACCCTTTACCAGCCCAGAAGAGGAACAGCCCACTGCCGCTTAGCGCTTGGTTTCCATGGAGACGGTACAAAGACAACAACTAAAAACCACAGGCTTGGGGAAAACTATAGCGTGAAAGTGTCACATTTACCTCCAGGTTTACCTCCAAAGATACTGAATGAAAGTAACATATCTTTGAAATAGAAATATTTGTACAAAAACAGAGCAAATACTAAAAACAAATCAGGTCACGTAATGAGGTCCTCTCCCACACCTATACCCACCCACTTATACCAATAGTTCAGAACTTTCATTTTATAGCAAATCAAATGTCAACGTATGGTCTCTCAACTTTCATTAAAAGGAATAGCATTTGCCAACCAGCAATGCCCAAAGAAAATCCTTCTTATCGACCCAGGAGCACTGTTAGTGTATGAGTGCATTTACTCTATTTATCCTGCTTATTTGACATCACGTGTCGGTCCCTGAGCCTTCAGCCCCCGTtttgtgcatgctgggatgtgcTCACCTGGCAGCTGGAAGGGGCTGGAGGGCCCCGAGCTGGCGGGGGAGTTGGGGTAGGTGCCGCTGCTGGCCGGGGATGGCGGGTAGGGTGAGTTGGGGGAGATGGGGAAGGAGCCGGCGCTCCCTCCACCgccactgtgctgctggaagGACTCGGGGAAGGTGGCGTTCAGGGGCATGTGCGGCTCGTTGTGGCTCAGGTTGCGGAACTGCACCAGGAGGCTGTGCTGGGGGTTGAACTCGCTGTGGCGGGGCACCAGGACCGGAGGCAGCACTGcggtgggagagagtgtgttcaCCCGTACTGGACCGCAGATGTCACAGTTTTCACTGAAATCCTTTATTTGCTTTGCGTGTCACAATCGATACTTGGAATACATGCAACCAACTTTCATAACACAATTGCCTCACAATATCAAGCTCAATCCACCGTTTattaaattctgaaatgtacGCATTGTTTTACACAATCCCtatgatacaaaaataaaaacacaaaaaaaaacgaacaaagcTATTCAGAGCAGAACGATACAAGAGAAGAAATCGGGCACACTGAAGTGGTTTAGCTGCCGTCTCTGGCTGCAAGGCAATAAGACAAAAGGGATTGTAGTACGAGTGTGCTTTTCCTCCAGGGGGGACATGTGATATCTGCCCTTGAGCAGTTCAATACCGCACACATCGCAGCCCCTGCAGCTCACCAGGGAGGAGAGCCATCAGGGCACCCCGCCCCTTCCACAAGAGAGCTTTAAAAGCATCGTCAGAATGGATAGAAATCTCCcttcaaattcaatttaaaacgTTCCACCATCTAAAGCATCATCCATCAAACATTGCTGGTAATCTAATTCTGAGAATCGCTAAAAGCTTCAGTTTCCCGTCCATTTGCGATTTCCTGGTGGCTTTTTCAAAGAGGAAAGGATGGACAGTTTTTTTCCTGATAAATAACAAACAACTGTGTCAAAACACACACGTTTCAATAACCAGTACAGTGCACAAAGGCCAAGCCTCCTCACCAATTAAATGCGTGTGACTCATAAATGCGCGGACAAAGATGTACATTGCTAACAGTAATTCAGGATGTGTGTGAACCTACCTGGGCTCTCCACGCGCTTGTAATGGTAGGGGTTGATGCACACCTCCTTCTGCTTGGAGCCAAAGGGGTACTCGCACACCTCCAGGGGCTTGAGCTCGTGGTGGGACTGCAGATCGGGCCAGCGCCACACTCGGCAGTAGATGACGTGTGGGAGGCCCTTGCGGTGGGACACCTGCAGCCGCCCGTCCAGAGAGCGCGGGATGGTTACGCACTTGCTGGGCTGGCCGGGGCTGCTCAGGGCCTTCTCCAGGTCCTCCATGGcccccttcttcttcttcagcttCTTCACCAGGGCATCCACCGCCTTCTCGGCCCACTTCTCCTCCTCGTCGCCCTGCTTCCAGCCCAGCAGCCGCTTGACGGCCGGGCTGGTGAAGGAGAACAGGCTGGACATGGAGGTCATAGCGCTGAGTCGCGccggggagaaggggggggactCGGAGAGTCCAGGCGCGAGCTGTCGGGCAGGCGGCAGCAGCGAAGgcggggtgagggtgtgggttagggtgtttgtgcgtgtgtgtgagcgtgtgagagagagagccggggtgggggggggtggggggttggtggAAGGAGGGGTTAGCCTTGCACCACCAAGGACAGGAAGTAGAGGCAGGAAGCAGCTGCCTGTGCTCAGGAAGGCCTGGGGAGAGCGGGATGTCGCTGGGTCAGAGCCGCGCCTGGGAACGGGAGCGGGGAGCGGTTCTGGGAAACGAGGGGCTGCTCGGCCCGGCGCGCTCTGGACTCGTGTGGCTGAGGGTTCGAGGACTGCTTCTGCGTCTCAGAGGCTGGAAGACAGCGGCCTGGAGCTCGTCTGGGGCGTCCGGTCGCTCGGTCGGCTAATCCATGCCACACCAGGAGCGCGCAGCCCGAGGAAAATGCCTAAAACAGAGAAGGAAAAGGCATCACACCATCAGCTACAGCAGGAGTGAAGCTTCACAGcaacctgaaaaaaaaacacattgctgGAGGTGAGTGACATTATCCGGCTCAAATTCCACCTGGATCGTTCTGCGGGAACACGCACTTTTGCTCTGAATTAGAACAGGTCAGGACCAGCGGGCCCACAAAACCTCACCCGGCGAGCGTTCTTGGCGGCACAGCTGCATGGCCAAAAAGATTGTGAGCTCAACTACCCAcaacccccttcccccacccgAAGAGGATGTCAAAGCTGAGAGCCGCTTCCtctaaccccaccccacccccagcctaCAGCTGAGACATCaccgtgtctttttttttttttggcctttttggGAGCAAGcacgctcctcctcctcgcctGGGCTCTCGGGAGGAGaaatggaggagaggaaggcTGCAAGAGGGGAGAGGGCATTTTATCCTTTCCCGGTGTGAACTCCCCCCGCCTTCCGACAGGAGGGGCACCCCACAGCTGTCCGCTGGGGCATCAGGTGGTTGGGCTCTTCAAAGGCTGACCTTGGGCGGTCTAAACACAGGAAAGAACTTTCTATGGGCTCGCAGAGGCACTGCTTTTTTACACCGGCCGCAAACAATGGCTGAtgcagacacaaaaaaaaatggtgTTTTGAGCGGGGTTACACACAGATGTGCAAGTCGTTACGCAGCCAACTTCCTGGTGTGTGGTACACTGCAGATGCGTCGACTGTCCTCATAACTGTCCTGATGCTGCTGGCTATAAGGGCTGCATTTCCATTAACAGGACAACCTGATGTATATGGCTCCTCTGTTTGCATCCCTTAAATCAAGCAGGAGGGCAGGCTTAGAACAGAACTGCCATGTTGtcctgcaaactcaagagaagCCCTTTCATGTGGCCTGTGGCTCCTAAGAGGGAAATAAACTACAGGGACAACAGATCATCGAGAGAGCTCACAGACCTTCACATCTGCAGACAAGATGCAGGAAGAAGGTCTTAGCAAAAGATAGATAAACTCTCCGGTATACGAAGGATTAGAAAAAGGATGGATGAGGCATTGCATTTCATCCTATGTTCAACCAAAGGCTACTTTAACCAGCCTGAATGCCCTTTCATTTGTGCCCAACTGGATTGAAAAAATCATGTGAATTCACCCAAGACGAACACTTCTCACACTACCGAGAAACCCATGTGTTTCAGCCCTCTTTTGCATTAGCCTCAAATTTTAATCCCAGTTAATCCCAGGATTAATGCTTGTTCACATCAACAAATTCATGCTAATTGGCTCAACTGTACGTACAACAAAAGCTACATTACACATGTTGgtcaagttttttttcccccagaagacaaaataaaacaaaaagaaaactaaataaagaaacaaatgtgTTTCGAGCGAAGATGCATCCCGATGCCTTTCATTTCGCACGAGAAAACGCTAGCGCAGCCGTAGCgctgctcctcctctctcagagccaagggcagggtggggcagcggCTCAgcacaaatgaaaacaatcaaGCGACATCTTTTATTCCGAAGGGTGCGAGGAGCTGGCGAGCCGGGGGGGGGCGACTTCCCTTTCCTTATCGGCAGCCGCTCCCTCCCCCCGCGCCGGCGGTAAGGGAGCGCGGCGATGGCGGTAATCTCCACTACAGGAAGCGGGGCCGCGACTCCGTGGGCCCGCGCCGATAACGTGCACACACTTCGCTCCGAAGACTTCCTTCCACCCCCCGCCTCGGGTGACCGCGGCCCAGGCAGGCGGCTTTTGAGCCCCGCCGCTCTCCCGCTGCTCTGGGGCCGAGAGCGGCCCGGCGCTCTGCCTTCTGCAAAGTCAGACAAGGACACTTCCACTCCGGCTCCCGCTATTGATTTTCCAGGGCTCTTACGGAAATAATGCCCCTCGCTGCAGTCCAGCTCTAATGGCTGTGCTCTTTCAGCATGACATTAATCCAGGCAGCACGTGCCTTGTTTATACGCCCGTAAAAACCTGCGCAATTTCACTGTACAAGGAGAGCGAGAGTCGGACATACAGACCAGTCACTCGAGCATCTCCTTTCCCGGCTAAAAATCCCGTAGCTTCTGGTGTCTGTTATCCTGTTCATAAAGGCCCCAAAATGCCAAAAGAATCTAATTCCTTTTACAGATACCACAACCTTCCAATTTACTTGCCTGGTCTCTTGGTTTTAAAggacacagagcagtgtgtgtttttccccaACACCAAAAGATGCGTCACACTGACATAACATGCACACAGCGCAGCGGCTTTCCTGGGACACCAGTAGCGACAATTCTGGCGACACAGATCTGTGTATCTCTGCCCCAGCGTGCACAAGCCCCCCAGCCCAAATGCCCCAGGGACAGAGTGCCAGGCTTAATTGCCTCTGACTCAGGGCCAAATGCACTCATACTGTCCCTGGGGTGACACCTCAGCTCATACTCAACACAACCACAATACACTTATTTACCAACCCGGTGACCAGGCATGGGCCTCGACAGCCACTCAAAA encodes:
- the smad5 gene encoding mothers against decapentaplegic homolog 5, translated to MTSMSSLFSFTSPAVKRLLGWKQGDEEEKWAEKAVDALVKKLKKKKGAMEDLEKALSSPGQPSKCVTIPRSLDGRLQVSHRKGLPHVIYCRVWRWPDLQSHHELKPLEVCEYPFGSKQKEVCINPYHYKRVESPVLPPVLVPRHSEFNPQHSLLVQFRNLSHNEPHMPLNATFPESFQQHSGGGGSAGSFPISPNSPYPPSPASSGTYPNSPASSGPSSPFQLPADTPPPAYMPPDEQMGQDSSQSMETGSSMVPQNMPRGVDVQPVEYEEPLHWCSIVYYELNNRVGEAYHASSTSVLIDGFTDPSNNKNRFCLGLLSNVNRNSTIENTRRHIGKGVHLYYVGGEVYAECLSDTSIFVQSRNCNYHHGFHPTTVCKIPSGCSLKIFNNQEFAQLLAQSVNHGFEAVYELTKMCTIRMSFVKGWGAEYHRQDVTSTPCWIEVHLHGPLQWLDKVLTQMGSPQNPISSVS